The genomic stretch gggttcgattcctgggtccggaagatcccctggagaaggaaattgcaacccactccagtattcttgcctggaaaattccatgaacagaggaacctggtgggctacagtccatggagtcgcagatttgtcagacatgacttagcgactcaactaCCATATATGGTCAGGTGATTTCCAACAGGGGTTCCAAAGACCATTCAAGGAGAAAGGACACTCTTAAAAaatgtgttgggaaaactgggtgttcattgcaaaaTAACGACATTGAACCCTTATCTACTAGCATATACAAAAAGTTAATTCAAAACGTATCAAAACCTAAATGTACAAGTtaaaactattaaactcttaAAACAATAGGGaaaaagcttcatgacattggatttggcaatggtATCTTGgatctgacaccaaaagcacaggcaaccaaagaaaaaaaattggtaaagtggacttcaaaaattaaaatcttaaccTTATCACAGGACACTATTAAGAGATTGAAAGgcaactcacagaatgggagaaaatatttgcaaatcacatattgATATTCAAAAAGTATAAAGAACTTTTATAACAACAAAGTAAGtcaacataattttaatttaggCAGATTTGAAATAGGCAAAGAACCTGAGTAGATACTTCTCCAAGGAAGCTAATACAAatagccaacaagcacatgagaaGAGCTCAGGATCACtaattgtgatggttaattttatgtgtcagcctgACGGAGCTAAACAATGCCTGGATAAATCATTACTTTTGGGTGTGTCTGTCAGAGTCATTCCAGAAGAGATAGCCATTCAACTCAGTGGACGGAGTGAAGAAAATCTGCCTTCACCAGTGTGGGTGAGCATCATCCAATCCCTGAGGGCCTGGGTAAAACAAGAAGGTGGAGGATGGAcatgttctttcttcctctcttttcttggGCTGGGATGTTGATTTTCTCCTGCCCTTGGGCATCAGAGCTCCTGGTGTGGGGGCCTTGGAAATCCACAACATATATCAGTGGCCTCCCCGGTTCTCAGTTCTTCATTATTTGGACTGAATTataccactggctttcctggttTTCCATCTTACACATTGCAAATGTGGGACCTCTCTGCCTCCATGAACACGTGGTCGATGCCTATAATCAATCTGTctcctgtttctctggagaaccctgacttaACATACTAACCATACACAGGCCAAAACCAGAGTGAGATGCCACATCACACCCACTTGGACTGGTTATCAAGAAACTAGAAGATCAGGATTGGCAAGAAATTGGAACCCTGTGCTcgttggtgagaatgtgaaatGGTACCACCACTATGGGAAACAGTAGTGGTTCCCACCACCCCTCCACATTAAACATGGAGTTACCTCATGACCCAAAAGTTCTCCTCCATGAAAAGCAGAGATTCAGAGAGATTTGTACACCCCCGTTTACAGTAGCATTATTCATGATGGCCAAAAGGTGGACCCAACCAAGATACCTATGAGTAACAAAATACAGTATGTCCCTGCAGTGGATTATTACTcattcttaaaaaggaaggaaatgctgACACTGGCTGCACCATGGATAAGCAATAAAGTcattatgctcagtgaagtaAGGAcagtattgtatgattccacttggATGAGGTCCTTAGAAcagtcagattcatagagacagagggTAGAGTGCTGGTCACCAGGGCCTTGGGTGGAAGGAATACAGAGTTGGTGTTTAGTAGGTGTGGTGTCTCAGTTTGGGAAGAAGAcaaattctggagatggatgcGGCGATCAGTGCATGGCAAGTGGATGGATTTAATGCCACAGAACCATATGCTTTCAAATgattaaaatagtaaatgttaCATATAACTTACCACAActttaaaaaagacaattttGATTTTCCACTCATCATCCAGCCCGAAAAAAGTGCcagatttaagaggaaaaaatgcaGTCATTGTGTTCTGGGTCTGCAGCCGGCATATCTGGATCATTGGGATGGTAAAGACAATCACTTGGAAGAGCACgtgattttttaatctttaatacaGATGTTTTAGTGTCAGGTTCAACTTAGGGGAAAGTTTCCTGCCAATGTGGCTGGAGGAGTAAAATACAAAGCAGATTCCTCGAGGATAAAGGAGTCTGAAAACATGCATCTTCAGCCTGTGAGATCCAGAGCTGTCCTGTTCCTTCTCCACAACATGCAGATTCCCTGGAGCCCCTTGTGGTGGCCCAAGGCCATTGTGGGCCTAGGTCCTGGTGGCCCTGCTCCCCGCGGCACCCATGGGGGCATCTTTAGGTCACCAAGAGGTGCTCTGTGGACACAGCTTGAGTGAACAGTTCTCACAAGCACACAGCTAGGAGAGATGCAGTGCATATGGGCCTGGGTAATGGTGCTGGCTTGATTTCATTCCTGTTGCTGTAAATTCTATAAACTGCTAACTTATTTCTCAGCTTACTCCGCCGTGGTCAGAGGACCTGGCTCCCCGGGGCATTTGCTGTGGTCGCTGTGGCGCTGGTGATGTAGATGTGTCCCCAGGGGGAACAGGCTGAGTGGCCAGagaagcagggggaggggaggtctGGAGGGGTGGGGTTGACAGGAGGGACTGTGAGAAGCAGGGCTGGGAAGCATGTGGATTTAGAAACAGAGAGGTTGATGTGAATTTGGTGAAATACAGGACTGAGTGTGTACAGGGCTTGGTGTGAATCTTTTTCAGGcattttttcagttttgctaATTTCTAGGGAAATAAAACCATTGAGAATGGTTACTGCCATTTTCAGAAAATGCGCCACCCTTCTGGGTCCTTCCTCATCTGCTTCATCTGGCGTTGTGAGTTCTGGCCATCAGGCTGTTCCCTGTGCTTTAATCTTCTGCTGTTGTCACCAAGAGTAGAATTCTGAGTTCTGGAAACAGTGGAGGGTGTTCTGTGCTGTTCTCAACGCTTGGGGCTTGGACACCTGGTTAGTCACTCTGTGGCCTATCGCCATTACATGGTTGTATAGTCAGACCTAAGGATGCCACCTGCTTGCAGTGAGGGGGGCTGTGCTGGACGCTGGCCTGCAGGGAGCAGGGAAGGTCACCTTTGCCTCTGAAGGTCACCTTTGCCTCCTAGGTCTGCCTCTGGTCACTTTCAGGTCACAGGAGGCTACGATGGCAGATCATGTGTACTTATTCTTTTGGAATCCAAAAATGTGGGCACTACCCTCACTCTGATGCAGTTCTTATCAATCACAACAGCCCAGCAGACCCTGCTGTAGTCAACAATGAGTTCAGAAGGGATACCACATGGAAATACTCGGTTGATAGGTTCATGGTCTTAGAAGTGATCCTTAGTCATGCCTACTGTTTGCTTGTCAGCCTGGCCAAACATTTGTGAAACAAGATACTACAACTCAATCTCAGGTTCCACTTACCTTGTGAATGTTTGTACTGAAGAATCAGTTCATTGGAAGATGCCCAGAAGGCTCTTAGGTTTGGGAAACTCAGTTTTCCGTTTGAAAGCCCACTGGTGTAGATGGGCAGtgctttccttctgctgctgttaACGGGCAGCCCCAGCTCGGAAGGCTTGATACCAGagttgcacacacacatgtgtagaTTGAGAGACTCCAGACCTTTCTCAATGCTACTGTGGGGAGATTTGTTGTACTTGTGGCCACAGGTTTCCTCGAGGTGCAGATTAAGGGCTGGGCTTTGTGGTCCTGGGTGTTAAACAGTCTGTGTTCAGCAGAGTGTGTGTGATGCCTTGGCTTTGGGTGCTGCTACGTGAAACTAATTATCTTCCTGTGATGTccactccctgctccccacccaggAAGGGTGCCTGTGGCCTTCAGACGGCTCTGAACCTCGGCCCACCTCAGAGGTAAGGGATTGGAGACTGGCGAGGTGTGGGTGGCAGGAAATGAACAAAATTGGTGGAAGGGTTGAATGTGTCAGCACAAAGACTAAGATGTGTGCTAATAACCTGGTTTAAGAGGTGggggaggaacttccctggtggtccagtggtattaagacttcaccttccaatgcaaggggttcAGTCCCCGgccagggagctaggatcccacatacctGGAGGCCAATATAACCAAAACATAAAAgtgttgtaacagattcaataaagacttagtATGATCGGGAaggggctttctaggtggtgcagtggtaaagaatctgcctgccaatgcaggttcgttctctgggtggggaagatcccctagagtaggaaatgccaacccactccagtattcctccctgaaaaattccatggacagaggatcctggtggaccacagtccatgaggttgcaaagagttggacacgactgagcatgcacacacatacaattgggaaaataagttttttgcttttaagttaaaaatatggTATGAGAGAAGTTGATGGAtgaatatatatctttatatatgtatgtctttCCTCTAGAAGAAAGTTGAATGGTGAATAAgttatgttaaataaaatgtctggattcttttggggaaaaaaaatctataatcaTCTTTACTTtggaatataaaacatttttcatgttgTTTGCTAAAAATTACAGGAAATTTTATCCAAAATAACTGGATAAGTctagaagccagaaagaaaaagtcacttgtttcatattttaaagtaaCTGATAGGGCAACAGGTTCCTATAAATAAGTCATAAGTTGTCCCAGCCTTGTATCTGCTCCAAGTACAGGCCCGTGAAGTTGCAACTTTCAATTACAAAGGAAATTCTGTCCCTTTCCCCACTCCTCTGAATCACAGGTCTAAGAGCTGGAAGGGGCTTGAGAAAGCAGAGGGGCTGTCCTTACTTTCTATAAAAAAGAGTGGGACCTGGAGCAGGTCATGTGGGGggctggcctgggggtgggggctcctgTATTCTTCTTAACCCAGTGGGAAATGTACACATAGCACATACAATAACTCCATTAAACCTACATTTTCAGGTAACTGCAATTATCCGTTGCTGAACCATCCTGGGTTTGGCAAGGTGAGTGATGTAAGTCATTAGGAAtgagaaaactttttttcctggaatagtctttacttgtttttttggtgggggaagtTGTCAGATGGGTGAGAACAGACCAGGCGTGAATTTCCCTGCGGCCGTCACGTCCGTGGTCATCACTGTGCTGAGAACATCTCGCAGCCGTTCCTCTCTTCCCTGCAGACCATGTATGCCCCGCGGTGCAGGGATGGGGTGACTGCCCCACCTTTTCTCCAGAGGGATCGGTTCAGCCGCTTCCAGCCCACCTACCCGTACGTGCAGCACGAGATTGACCTTCCCCCCACCATCTCCCTGTCGGACGGGGAGGAGCCGCCTCCTTACCAGGGGCCCTGCACCCTGCAGCTCCGGGACCCTGAACAGCAGATGGAACTCAACCGAGAGTCGGTGCGGGCACCGCCCAACCGAACTGTATTTGACAGCGACTTGATAGGCGTATCCGTGTACAGTGGGGGCCCATGCCCACCCAGCAGCAATTCAGGCATCAGTGCCAGCACCTGCAGTAGTACTGGGAGGATGGCGGGGCCGCCCCCGGCCTACAGTGAGGCGATGGGCCACTACCCGGCCgccactccctcccacccccagcacagcAGCGCACACAGGGGGAGCAGACTGCTGCTCCAGCGGGAAGGCCCTGGAGCACGGAGCTGCCCGACCAGGGCACGGACAGGAAGCCCAGGGAGTGCGTCTGACCTGTGAGCACAACTGATGTGAGAAAAGAAATGGGGGCATCACAGCACAGCAGAACTCAGTAAAACAGAACAGTTCTTTTCAGGGGAACCACACGCAGAAAGGAATAGTGTGAACCTCCAGTCTGGCCACAACAGTATTCACCTGCGGCAGAGACGGGACAGGGCTGGTTTTGGCGAAGTGTGGGCATGAGAACACAAAAGGGTGCTTTGAAGACACCATGAAATAAAACCCACGAGGTATTTGACTTTAATGTGAAAGCAGAGGCCAGAATGCCTGTTTTACAATTAACCGAATACAGAGGAAAATGTTATACATTATGGGGAAGATT from Bos indicus x Bos taurus breed Angus x Brahman F1 hybrid chromosome 24, Bos_hybrid_MaternalHap_v2.0, whole genome shotgun sequence encodes the following:
- the LDLRAD4 gene encoding low-density lipoprotein receptor class A domain-containing protein 4 isoform X1, giving the protein MQEAGSQATNAFTECKFTCTSGQCLYLGSLVCNQQNDCGDNSDEENCLLVTEHPPPGIFSSELEFAQVVVVVVVVTVMVVVIFCLLNHYRVSTRSFIHRPGQGQRQEDRPQLEGCLWPSDGSEPRPTSETMYAPRCRDGVTAPPFLQRDRFSRFQPTYPYVQHEIDLPPTISLSDGEEPPPYQGPCTLQLRDPEQQMELNRESVRAPPNRTVFDSDLIGVSVYSGGPCPPSSNSGISASTCSSTGRMAGPPPAYSEAMGHYPAATPSHPQHSSAHRGSRLLLQREGPGARSCPTRARTGSPGSASDL
- the LDLRAD4 gene encoding low-density lipoprotein receptor class A domain-containing protein 4 isoform X3, whose translation is MVVVIFCLLNHYRVSTRSFIHRPGQGQRQEDRPQLEGCLWPSDGSEPRPTSETMYAPRCRDGVTAPPFLQRDRFSRFQPTYPYVQHEIDLPPTISLSDGEEPPPYQGPCTLQLRDPEQQMELNRESVRAPPNRTVFDSDLIGVSVYSGGPCPPSSNSGISASTCSSTGRMAGPPPAYSEAMGHYPAATPSHPQHSSAHRGSRLLLQREGPGARSCPTRARTGSPGSASDL
- the LDLRAD4 gene encoding low-density lipoprotein receptor class A domain-containing protein 4 isoform X2 codes for the protein MQEAGSQATNAFTAELEFAQVVVVVVVVTVMVVVIFCLLNHYRVSTRSFIHRPGQGQRQEDRPQLEGCLWPSDGSEPRPTSETMYAPRCRDGVTAPPFLQRDRFSRFQPTYPYVQHEIDLPPTISLSDGEEPPPYQGPCTLQLRDPEQQMELNRESVRAPPNRTVFDSDLIGVSVYSGGPCPPSSNSGISASTCSSTGRMAGPPPAYSEAMGHYPAATPSHPQHSSAHRGSRLLLQREGPGARSCPTRARTGSPGSASDL